In Serinus canaria isolate serCan28SL12 chromosome 4, serCan2020, whole genome shotgun sequence, the sequence TAAAAATCAGatctgaataatttaattttaaaaactatgtAATCTTTCCAACAGCATCTTTTCAAGCATTaccacctccctgccccaccctgTGCTGAAATCAATGTACCTTTGATAGCGATGACGAGTGCTGTAGAAAATGccccttaggaaaaaaaaaaaaaaagaaaaaaaaaaagaaaaaaaaagccccaacaacTAATCCGCTGTAAGCTCCGCAGGCCTGCTTAATTAATGAGGCCTCATCTGTTTGATAAATTTCAGTTCCCTGTATGTTTGTCTAAACTACCGAAAAGAAAACATTGTGACAAGTTCCTGAAGGAAAACCTGCCTTAGGTAGCGATAGCATCGACAGCGATACGATCAGAGTTTATTCGTGGGCTCTGGGCTGTTTTGGGAAGGAACGGCTAATCCCGTTCTGCCTGGTGATCCGGGATCAGCGCTGGGGAAAGCGTTAAGATGGCTCCACAAAAGACTTGTGGGGCTCAGccggggctgcaggggctgcggacgctgcggcggggccggggccgggctgtGCCCGCTCCGCCGGCCAGGGTGGCCTCGCGCACCCCGCTCCATcgccccggctgctgccgccaTCGGGGATTTCGTTTTCAAACTTAAAGGCAAAAGCAGCTCAAGTTTGAATGGTTATTTCTTTCCGTCTCCGTTCAAAAGGAAACGAAAATAGTCTTCTGGGACAAGAActagacattttattttttcctccccccgGCCCACGAAAGTGTATGAAAACTTGCTCGAAATGCTCGCAGCCGGCGTTGTAATCTTTCGGGCAACCCGAGCGGGTAACGCTAACGTTTTTAAATCTTAGGAATGCGTTCCCGAAAAAAATCCTGCCAGTATTTCTCAGTCGTCCCGAGCAAGCTTAAAGCAAAATAGCTGCGGGGAATCAGGCAGAGCTTCGCTTTGGGagagggggctggggcagggaaggagatCGGCAGAGAGCGCCCGGGTACCGGTGTAGGATCGGGTGGTTTCCTGACGGGTTCCCGCTTATCTCCCCGTCTGACTATGCTGCGGTGCGATTTTATGCTGTACTTAAAAATCTGGGCAAAACcaaatgtttgtttaaaaaaaatatcgACCGGTTGCTCTAAATCGCATTAATTATTCAGAGTAGATCTATACTTCCTTGGTGTCAAAGTCAAATGGATAGCGCGTTCGCTCTGGCAGCGAAAGCAAACGGTGGGCTTTTACAACAAAATGCAGCGCTCGAGTTTTATTGGGGAAAAATAGAAGCAAGGAATaccataaggaaaaaaaattaaagggaaaaaaacccgaCTGTAGGGTAGGAAAAGGCATACTGTAATTCTGACTAAACTGTGGCGACCTGCTGTGCGATGCTTCACATATTGCAAGATTTAGAACAGAACCTTAGAGTAACAGAAATATAGCAGATGTTGTCACATGCTGAACTACAGAAtatacaagatttttttttttagatgtactttttttttaatggaaactaGAAGGAGGTTTAGAAAGCATCAGTCAATATGCTGAGCTAAGGCTTGGGCTAGGTGTTGCGTTTAGCCTTTCTTTATATCTCGTGGTTtcgtttatttaaaaaaatattccttctgaGGTTCAGAAAGAATGTATTTGCCTAAATTTAAGAACCATTCACAAAAAGTCAGTGTAAAgttaaagtaatatttttattactatttgcAACAAGTCAGTTGTGGGGCACATAATCTGACCTTGGCACCGAAATACATTTAACATCAGTAAAACTTTTTTAAAGGGAGATTTGTACATAtagttaaataattttttcacttGGTGACAACATTCAGGCAAACAAGAGAGCATAAGAAAAGGACTTTACATGGATTGGAAAATGTACCTTTCGGGTTTCGTTTTGAAGTTGCAAAAGTCCGATCGCTTCTTTTTGTGACCTTTGAAAAATTCACATTGGaggacaggaggagagaggctcttccctttttctgtgCAAGGCGGTGAGAGTTTACGCCGGGAAAACCGTCGGCAAGTTTTTAAAGGCCGAACTGCAGGTGGGTGGGGGGTGGCGGGGGCGCGAGTCTTTCGCCGCCTCTTTCCGTCGTCGTTCGCGTTAAATAGAAAGTTTTTTGGGCGCTGTTGTTGTTTACGGAGGGCGAGTTTTTGTGCGCGGGCGTGTTAACCCTATAGCTTGTCGAGGCTTTTGGGATTGGTGAGGATTTCTCTGGCTAGCCTCCAGGTCTGTTTGGCAGCGCTTTCCAGGGCCGAGTGGGGTTTGCCCTGAAAGAGGTCTAGGTTGGGCAGGAAGTAGTGGGGGCAGCGCCggcactgcaggcaggagatgagctgcaggaggatgcCGTTCAGCCGGTCGCCCAGGCACGCCTCGTCCCAGTCGGTCTCCCGCGGGTGTTTCTCGCACTCATACAGCAGCAGCGTCTTCATGTGGTAGTTGTTGAGGGGCTGCCcgggcagctccaggtgccgGTCGCGCAGCGTCTTCAGCACCGACAGGCACTTGTTCCTGCAGCCGCCCATCAGCAGCCGGTTCTCGGCCTCGCCGAACTGCAGCACCCACGCGTCGCTCTCGGCCGAGCTCTGTTTGCCCGTCAGCGAGTAGCACTCCTTGGAGAGCAAGTTGAAGCCCTCCGCCTTCACCTCCGCCACCCGGTTGGGGCCGGGCCAGGGGATGTGGGGCATGGGCCACTGCGCCGCGCTGCGCGGCCAGATCCCGGTGCACTTGAAGGCGGGCGTGATCTGCACCACGTACCGCTCCCGGATACGGAGCTTCACCTCGCTCGTGTCCGCGATCATCTTCACCACGTCCCGGTAGCTGCACTTGTCCACGGCCTGAGCCACCAGCGTCTGGAAGCGGGAGCGGATCTTGCGGGCGGACAGGTAGCCCGAGGCGGTGATGAACTCCACCCAGAGGGACATGCTGCGCTTGCGGCCGTCGCTCAGCTTGAGCACAGCGCAGCCCGGCAGGGAGCCGTCGTCCACGAAGTTGAAGACGCCCATCTGGTTGAGGTAGAGCACCACCTCGAACTCGGTGGGCGAGATCACCTCCAGCCCCTCGTAGCGGGCGTCGATCTCGCTTAGGGAGCTGATGAAGCGCGGCTCCTGCACCTCCACCTCCTTCAGCACGTCCGACACGACCTTGCACACCTCCCGGATGGTCTTGGCGATGGCCGCCTTGCGCGCCTGGCAGCGCTCCGTGTAGTATTTGTTGAGCTGGTAGACCAGCTTGGCCTGCGCGGCGATCATGTTGGGGCACAGGTCCGGGCTGTACACCGGGCTCTCGCAGTACGTTGAGGGATCCAATGCTTTAGCGGTGGCTGCAGCTTTGCGGAAGGCACCAGCCAAATCTCAGACCCCCGCCGCCTCCGGGAAGAAGGCGGCAGCGGCGCGCCAGTGAGAGCAATTAAAGAAATCGGGGAGGGCGGCGAAGCACAAAGGAGCGAAGCCCAGCGCTGCCCCGGcgaggagaaggaggaggagcaggccGGTGCGGGCTCGGCGGCGGTGCTGATGCTGGTGATGCCGGAGCCGGTGCCGGAGAGGCGGGCAGCCCCCGCGGGCTCCCGGAGCGCAAAGTTTTGGATGGCGATGGGGGCAGGGAagtctgtgctgcctctgcGCTCAGGCGCCCACACCCCCGCGCAGCGACAAAAATGCCGTTTCAATAGTTcatggaaaaaatccccaaaacaacaaacaaacttCCCCAGGACTCGCAGAAGACTCCCGCAGAAAAGCCGGTCGGCGGCGAAGTTTAAAACCGCACACAGTAcgagaggaggagaagaatgCGAGCAATGCCCTCAGCGGAAGAGTGAactctgtgtctgtctgtctgtctgtctctctctcactctctctctttCAGTCCGTGGCACCGCCAGAGATGTGCATGAGTTTGGCTGCCGCTCGCTCAGACTGTCAGGGGGTGTTGttgatttcccttttcctgctggaggCGTTGGCTGAACCCGGCTCTGTGGCTGTCTCTATCTTTAGGCGCAGACGGGTGCACTTGGTCTGGGATCTCTCATTCCCGTCCTGCAGCTCTACATAGATTGTTGTGAGACAGACTGTATGGAGAGGagttgctgcctttttttttttttttttttttttttttgttttctttgcacagACTGTGTTTTATCCTGAGCGGGAGGAGGGCGTAGCTGCCGTGCCCGGGATGCgttctcctccccctccccacccctggaagtgcgCGCCGAGGCTCCCAGTGTCCGCACCTCTGGCTCCGCTCCTGCAGCGCCGTGTGCCCGCGTCCCTCTCGCGGCGCTGCCGCCGGGCCCTGTAGTTTATGAATGGGGCCGCgcgcgggcgcggggcggggccgcgccgccaATCGCCGCCGAGCTGTCAGCGTCGCGGCCAATCGCGGCACCCGGCGCGCGCACACGCGCCCGCGCTCCCGCCCCCGGCCGTGGCCCCGTGTCCGCTCCGCGCCGGGGCTTGGAGCCGGGATGGGCTGTAGGGCGGCCGGGAGGGAGGCTCGGGGCGTCCCGCCACCCGGCACggtgtgtgtgtggtggggggaggaacaaaaaaatccctgtaaTTTCGCCGTGGCAGCCGGTGAAGGGCGAGGTGAGCTCGCTGCTCCCTCCACTCGCTGCGAGGGGACCCGGCGGCAGTGCCGGTGTGTGCGGGGCTTCACCGCAGGCATAAATCTCATTTCGCTTAGTGCCGGGCTGTAGCAGTGAAAGTGAGACCGTCACCGGAGTAGCGTGGCACACCTTGTTTTACTGCCCCCAGTCACCTTAATTTAGATAAATCTTTTGTCATAAAGTTCTTTTCATTCTCCTAAAACGTAGGATTGAGTTATTCAAAAGAAAACGATATTTTATGCAAGTTTGTATTAATAAGaatatggaatggtttggacATAAAGCCGTAGTTCCGTGATGTCAGGTCGGAGGAGCCAGATCTGCTTTTCTTGCGGGAACTTAGGATGGAAGGGAGGGCAGTTTCCACACCTCCAGTGCTCGGGGCAAGGGTGCGTAGCTGCTTTGCCCTCCCCTAGGCCGTGCAGTCCCACGGTGCGGGGCGGCTTTCGCCGCCCGGGAGCCCCCGCCGGGACCGGACCGGGACCGCGGCCGTACCCGTGCATACGCTCGGTGCGCTTCTCCGTTCAGAGCCTCCCGGTAACCCGCTCGCAGCGGTTGGGCTCCGTTCCTTGCGCTCTCCTCCTTTCGCTGCAGCTGGctgattttaataaagaaaataccGCCGTCTGTTTTCTGTGTGCACTTAAATTAGAAACATGTCTGGTGCCGACCGTACCGCTGGAAGAAGTAAGTATAGACGTTCCCGGCGCCGGTGCGGCTCCGTCCTTCGCGAGAGGATCGgctccctgcttccctgcctgccgCCGGGGCACTCTGCGCCAGGGGATGGAGAGGCTGGCCCGGCGGCCCGCGGTGCCCGGAGCTGGCGGCGATGTGAGGTGTCCCGGTCGGGCCCGGCCCCGTCGGGAGGGAGATGAGCCCAGGGAAGGCTCTGGGGCGAGCGGCTTCCGAGGGGTGCGGGAGAAGGGGCACGCTGCCACGAGGGCGGAGTGGGTGCTGGCGCCGCTGTTCTCACGGTCCCTGGGGTGTCCCGGCTATGCGCGGACTGGAGCGGGGCTCTCCGCCCGGAGGCGCGGGTGAGTGCCTGCGGAGCTGCCCCCTCCCCGCGGCCGCGCCCGCCGGGGCGCTCGGAGGCTCGCTTGCGCGGAGCTTCTCTGCGCGGCTCGGCTGGCCCGGCGGAGCTGCCAGGGTCCCACGCCTCGCCTCCCGCTGCCCTCCGGCAAAGGGAAGAGTTAGTTAGGGCTGGGGGTCCCTTTCACAAGCCACCGTCAAAGCTCCCGGAGCGTACTCGCTGCCGGGCTGGCACCGCTCTCCGTGCCGGCGAGGGCTCTGCACACCCGCCCTCCTAGCGGAGGTGGGCAGGAGGGCTCCGCGGGGTCTCGCTTCCCGCAGAGAGCGCCCGGCCTAGGGGTTACCGTGTCCTGGGCGCAGGGGAGGTTGCCGGAGCCTTCAGGCGGCCCTGGCAATGGCGGGGGCACGGGCGTTCCTTTTTTCAGGGTAAAAGGAGGAGGGGGCgattcccttcccacccccccacccccgaaAAGGTGCCTAATGATGTAGCGTTAccagtgttcagatttaaaacaATTCATTACCAATTTTCCTGCCTGAGGTTGAAGCCCtagtaaataataaatcagctaAACAAAAGCTGACTTTAATTTATTGCCCCAACGCTAATTAGAAACATCATTTGAGCAATAAACTTAAACACTTCCAGCAAATAATGCAcgtgaaatccttctctcccGTGTCTGGGCGTTTGTGGCCGCACTGCATTAAGACCAGCTTCATCTGTGGCGGAATTTGCTCTCGCCGGGATGAATAATTGAAGGGGGAACAGGATCCGAGGAGGCTATAATTGAAGAGCCCTTGTCACCTCTGCTTTTATGTATGTTAGTGTAGAAGTCCATCAGCAGCTCCTTGATGGTGTATAAAACGAAGTGGcatcccctccagcagcaggagataCTGTATTCCATTAAAAAAGACCGTGTGCGTGCGTGTGCCGCAGAGAGGGAAACTCTCAGGGCTAAAAGCCACTTGAAGTCTTCAGACCGATTGATCTGTATTCTCTCGTTATAATCCGTCTCATCATACTTGAGTTAATGAGGCAGGGGCGGGGGTGATCTGATGGTCCTTGACAAATTCATTAGGGAGGCTGCGAGACATTTTATTTGACTGTTAAACATCGTGTTTGTTTGGTTTAAGCAGTGCCAACATCAGCATGCCGCTGCCTGGAGCTATAGTGTTTTGTTAGCGAGGGCTTCTGTAAAAAGATACTGGAAAGGGAACGCGGTGTGCGGTGTTTGCTCTTGCCttggctcctcctgccccctcccGCTCGTACGGCAGGGAGCTCGGGCGGGTGTAAATCCAGCCGTGTAGGCAAGGGATATGCCACGGTATTTTCTTCACACACGGGATGGCAAAGTAGCAGCGAAGGGCTGCCAttaagactttttctttttcttatttttttccctgtcaagAGAACATTATGAATTTGTGTTAACCGctgaaacaacaaaagaaaaaaaaaaactggaaagcagctcAGAGTTTTAGCAATAAGCATGCaagtttttttgctgtgttaTGATATAGCATACTTTCATTTGATTCCCTAATCAGCTTATCAACCTGGCATACAttaaatttttcagtcttttaataATGACTGGtgtattttaaagtttatatAACATGCTACTGATATAAGGTGTAATTTTTAAGGTAAATCAAAGTTTAATCAAAGTGACTTAAGGCTATTAAAGGATTTCTGCCAAGCCTGTCCTTTGTCTCTCCTTTGCTGAGAGGAAGAGGTAAAAGTGAATTCAGGAGCAGGTGCTCCCGAAAGGGCTGAAAAGTATTTATAAGAATAGCATGTGAAATATGTATGTGTTTGTATATGCTTTGTTCATGGCAGCTTTGCTGATGAGACCC encodes:
- the MAB21L2 gene encoding protein mab-21-like 2, with amino-acid sequence MIAAQAKLVYQLNKYYTERCQARKAAIAKTIREVCKVVSDVLKEVEVQEPRFISSLSEIDARYEGLEVISPTEFEVVLYLNQMGVFNFVDDGSLPGCAVLKLSDGRKRSMSLWVEFITASGYLSARKIRSRFQTLVAQAVDKCSYRDVVKMIADTSEVKLRIRERYVVQITPAFKCTGIWPRSAAQWPMPHIPWPGPNRVAEVKAEGFNLLSKECYSLTGKQSSAESDAWVLQFGEAENRLLMGGCRNKCLSVLKTLRDRHLELPGQPLNNYHMKTLLLYECEKHPRETDWDEACLGDRLNGILLQLISCLQCRRCPHYFLPNLDLFQGKPHSALESAAKQTWRLAREILTNPKSLDKL